Proteins encoded together in one Pseudoroseomonas cervicalis window:
- a CDS encoding NAD-dependent deacylase: MSAPALIVLTGAGISAESGLATFRDPNGLWARHRIEDVATPEAFARDPARVHAFYNARRAQLRDPGVQPNDAHRALARLLAEWPGEALLVTQNVDDLHARAMPGEAAARLLPMHGELRKARCLRCGAVLPWEADLSTATPCPACGATGGLRPHVVWFGETPLGLDRIEAAMARCGLFLSVGTSGQVYPAAGFVAALRGRAETLELNLEPSLGSHLFDHAEHGPATEIVPAAVERLLARWP, encoded by the coding sequence ATGTCCGCCCCCGCCCTGATCGTGCTGACCGGCGCCGGCATTTCCGCCGAATCCGGCCTGGCCACCTTTCGCGACCCGAACGGGCTCTGGGCCCGCCACCGCATCGAGGATGTGGCGACGCCCGAGGCCTTCGCCCGCGACCCGGCGCGGGTGCACGCCTTCTACAATGCCCGCCGCGCCCAGCTGCGCGACCCGGGCGTGCAGCCCAATGACGCGCATCGCGCGCTGGCCCGGCTGCTTGCCGAATGGCCCGGCGAGGCGCTGCTGGTGACGCAGAATGTCGACGACCTGCATGCCCGCGCCATGCCGGGCGAGGCCGCGGCCCGGCTGCTGCCGATGCATGGCGAGCTGCGCAAGGCGCGCTGCCTGCGCTGCGGCGCCGTGCTGCCCTGGGAGGCGGATCTCTCCACCGCCACCCCCTGCCCCGCCTGCGGCGCCACGGGCGGGCTGCGGCCGCATGTGGTCTGGTTCGGCGAGACGCCGCTCGGCCTCGACCGGATCGAGGCGGCGATGGCGCGCTGCGGGCTGTTCCTGTCGGTCGGCACCTCGGGCCAGGTCTATCCGGCGGCCGGTTTCGTCGCCGCGCTGCGCGGCCGGGCCGAGACGCTGGAGCTGAATCTGGAGCCGAGCCTCGGCAGCCACCTGTTCGACCATGCCGAGCACGGGCCGGCGACGGAGATCGTCCCGGCGGCGGTGGAGCGCCTGCTGGCGCGATGGCCTTGA
- a CDS encoding uracil-DNA glycosylase family protein, producing MPLTPDLDALAAEARRCTLCAPHLPLGPRPIFRVSPAARLLIISQAPGTQAHITGIPWNDKAGDRLRDWLGLDRAGFYAGEVAILPMGLCYPGRLPRGGDAPPRPECAPLWQPRLGPPMTGIRLTLLLGRYAIAGRLGAAAARDLGATVQGFRAHLPAKIFPLPHPSWRTKLWAASRPWFEAEVLPALRAEVAVALRGG from the coding sequence ATGCCGCTGACACCCGATCTCGACGCGCTGGCGGCCGAGGCGCGGCGCTGCACGCTCTGCGCGCCGCATCTGCCGCTCGGGCCGAGGCCGATCTTCCGCGTCAGCCCGGCGGCGCGGCTGCTGATCATCAGCCAGGCGCCGGGCACCCAGGCCCACATCACCGGCATCCCTTGGAACGACAAGGCAGGGGACCGGCTGCGCGACTGGCTGGGGCTCGACCGCGCCGGCTTCTATGCCGGGGAAGTGGCGATCCTGCCGATGGGGCTGTGCTATCCGGGCCGGCTGCCGCGCGGCGGCGACGCGCCGCCACGGCCGGAATGCGCGCCGCTCTGGCAGCCGCGCCTGGGCCCGCCGATGACCGGCATTCGCCTCACCCTGCTGCTCGGCCGCTACGCCATCGCGGGCCGGCTGGGCGCGGCGGCGGCGCGCGATCTTGGCGCCACGGTGCAGGGCTTCCGGGCGCATCTGCCGGCAAAAATCTTCCCCCTGCCGCATCCCTCCTGGCGGACGAAGCTCTGGGCGGCGTCGCGCCCCTGGTTCGAGGCGGAGGTGCTGCCGGCGCTGCGGGCGGAGGTGGCGGTAGCGCTGCGCGGGGGCTAG
- a CDS encoding metallopeptidase family protein — MRFNHPPSIEDLQDMAETAFAAIPAELRQAVRGAAILVEEVPDEETLEALDLQHPWELTGLYRGTPLTEKSSLGVPTEPDMILLYREPILVEWIETGEDLFRLVRNVLIHEIGHHFGFSDEDIARLEGEG, encoded by the coding sequence ATGCGCTTCAACCATCCCCCCTCGATCGAGGATCTGCAGGACATGGCCGAGACCGCCTTCGCGGCGATCCCGGCCGAGCTTCGCCAGGCCGTGCGCGGCGCCGCCATCCTGGTCGAGGAAGTGCCGGACGAGGAGACGCTGGAGGCGCTCGACCTGCAGCATCCCTGGGAGCTGACCGGCCTGTATCGCGGCACGCCGCTGACCGAGAAGAGCAGCCTCGGCGTGCCGACCGAGCCGGACATGATCCTGCTCTACCGCGAGCCGATCCTGGTCGAGTGGATCGAGACCGGCGAGGATCTGTTCCGCCTGGTCCGCAACGTGCTGATCCACGAGATCGGCCATCATTTCGGCTTCTCGGACGAGGACATCGCCCGGCTGGAGGGGGAGGGCTGA